The window TCACCAACATTAGCAATCTGGGCAGCTAGTACGCATATGACAGCTTCAAGTGTGCTAATCTGGTTTCTCAGTTTTTGAGATATTAAGAAGAATTTGGGATCAGAAATTAGAGCAATGTGTAAAACCTTTTCCTTGGTGTTGGTGGGAATAATATTAGAACCAGGAAGGCATGCACCAAATTTTAACATATAACAATAACGTCATAAGAAAATAAGAAATCCTTAATGTTACAAGCTTGGCTTCAGCAAAAATGAGCCTGCATTTTTGAGACGCTAAACTAGTAAAGTGCGTCAAACCTACACATCCCTAAAAGTTGTTATCTGCATCTTCGGACCTTAGATTGTACTATCATAAGATTCGGCCAAAGTCCAATGACACATGTGTTTAATACACATCTATGAGTGTTGATGgccttttaattataatataataaggatcAAGCCTGCAAAGATGCTAAAAGCATTGATGAAAAAGTTTGAttgaatatatttactaaattagCATAGCATACCTGGCCTAATAAAATACCAGAGGAGGCAAGAAGAATTGCAGCCAGAACTCCAGCAAAGGTTCCCTCAAGACTAACAGCTCCTTCCGTTCCCCTTGGAACTACCTTAAATGTTGTTACTAGGTACCTAAAATAGTACAAGTAATTTCTCTTTAATAAACTATCAAGGCCAATTGCAGAAATTTATAGCTCTTTCACACACAATGCATCCATTGAGGATCGACCTCTCTGTCTCCTAAACTAGTCACTGAGGAGTAGCAGTAGAACTACGGGCTACCGGCAGCAAAAGCTCATCAAGTAAATCACAATTCACAGACCTAAATTCACTATAAAGTCGttcttgttattattatttatttttttgcttcTTTCTCTGCAAAATCATAATAGCAAAGATAAAAAAGCAACTCGCAAACACGCCAAAGACGATATTTCCATTGAAAATTAAAGCTATATTTACCACAAGCTCTAAAGACTAATGCTTTTGGACCGGGGATCCCATTCGAATTCACAATGGACTCGCAAATAATATTTCCATTGAAAATTAAAGCTATATTTACCACAAGTTCTAAAGACTAATGCTTTAGGAAGTATACTGTTGTGTATATAACAAATAGTAGGCGCACAGCGGTAATGTAATTATATCTTAATTTTGGTGTGAAAAAACTGAATGATTCTTAGAGTGAAACTAGACTAGTACTGGCAGAAGATATATAAGAAACCCCAAGCCAGGATACAAGTCTATTATAGTCCCTTAAAAATGCGGGAGTTGATCCAAGCGTGTTAGGTATTAGAACTTGCGAATTGCAGGACTGAAGTGGAAAGGTTTCACTTACGTTGTTCTCCCGTATGCCTTCCCTATTTCACTTGAGACAGTATCACTCAACTTAGTACAGAAACTGGCAACAAAACCGAGTTCCCAGAGCCGAGATACTGCACTCCCGCCAACTCCATAAATGGAAAGCAATGCACAAACACAACCAGCTGCACTGGAACCTATCACACTTCCTGGTCCCCTTCTTCCCTTTCTCTTCTCAGCAACACCTTGAGCTTCCTTTTCAGCCATTTTCACTTTTGTTGCTGCCGTTCCCTAACTTTAACAGTGGGGATGACCTGGTAACAGTTAGTAAGTATACACAATAACACACAGTAGACAGAAGTGAGAAGACTATTTATGCATAGTTGCGTATTCATTTCTTATTATGATAAACAAATTCCTTTTTACCAACTTCCACAATTTCTCTTCCAATAATTTATAGTTACATCAATTCCAAACTTAATAGTAAAAATCAAGCACGGCAAATTTGACAGTACAGTGGTAATGTAAGTACATTATCTAAGCAATTTAAGCATCTTATACCATGCAAAAGATCGTTATGTTCACTACTGCATCGGGGGTTCAAGCTCTTGTTTAGGTTATTAAGATTTAAGAATGGTATGGAGAAAGGAATGAAAATCTTAAACATCTGCTAGAAACATTGTTCAGATTCCATCCAACCCAACTAAACACCACATCAGTAATCTAATGTATTGATTCACTAAAAACAAAACACAACAAAATAAACAAAGCTTCCATccaaattgttaaaaaaaacataaaaaacttGCAACTTATTTTACCGTAAcagaataaaacaaatattaatcatCAAACAATATGGCAATTCATAGACATTAACAATGAAAGGAACAAAATTTGTGACTTACAAGAACAAAATAGGCAGCAACAAGAAGATACCCAGAGGGACCGAAAGCACGCCAAGTAAGCGAACCAAGCAAGAAAGCAGCAGCAATGCCCGAGAGAGACAAGCCGGAAACAAGAACTGGAGAACCCACAAGAAATATAGCTGTATTACTAAAGATAGCAGATTGCCAGGTGGGCGGTGAAGCTTGGACTAATCCTATTGCTTGCTGTACAAAACCCATATCAATGTTGCTACTTGCTTCAGCTCTAATTGAAGCACTCCCTTTTTTACAAACCCTAGGCCTCACATTAGAGTTGACAAAAGATAAAAACTGAATCTTGGGAAAATTGGCAAATTGGGGTTGCAAATGGGGTAATCTGAGAGATGGGGTTGTTGTGAGACTCATCATAGATGACATTTGGGTTGACATTTTCCCCAAACTTTGGAGAAGTTGTTGGTTTGTAGTCTAATTTATATAAGCATCAAGAATTCAAGATTCAATACTAATCTTTTTTCGTGCaaggagaagaagaaaattAGATCATGTGCGATAGAATATGGGCTGGTATTATCTGGACAtggtatattaatttttaattttttaattttagaaataaacaGGATTTATTAACCAATTAAAAAACAGTAAGGATCAAGATTAGAATCCAAGATGTCCATTTTGCGAGCCCCTTCTGGGTTTCTTGGGTTCTCAATGAGGGTAGCAGAGAAACTAAACTTTTGTTTAAACCAAACTGCAGGCTAATCTGAAGATTCTTGGCTATAAAACAGGGCACTGGTCTTGTTGTACGCCCTCGAATTGTTGAGTGGGTGTCAACTCAAGTCCCATATCGtaaagatgaagaagatttGTCAGCCACACGAACAAGTTGTATATCGGAAGGATCAAATATTAATGAGCCAGTTAGTCCCATTTCTCCTTCTTGAATATTTATGGTTACACTTTACGCAGTTTGTTCCAGACTaggatttgaaatttttttgcaGTTTCATAATTTGATATTCTTGAATCTTAAATTACAGTTCTAAATATGTGATTGAGTTGGATTTGGTTTTTAGCCATTTTTTTAAAAGACATTTACTTGCTGTGGATTATATGAATTGGTGAAAACTAACTTGCATACATGATAAGATGCAACTCTGGTAGTGTGATTTAGAAGGGGTAAAGAGGAACTGAGAATTGTTTTTTCTTGTATGCACACATTTATACattgattaaattttgattgCGAGAATTTATAACATCTGATTTCTCCATTCCCTTTGTGAGCTTAAGGTTCTAGTTTCACAGGAGACGTGTGTATCAGTAGTATAAGATCCCGCTTGCCAGATATAAAAGATAGCAAATATAACTGAGACACACAAGTCCAGTACTTTACTGAATTCAATTTTTACAAGAAAGAATATTGGAtaacttaaaaactaaatttaagatataaatattaagcACACAGGCTAAGAGCAACCGCAGCGCAGTCCCATTTTGTACATTGGGCGGCGTGAAGTGGTTTCAAAGTGGAAAAAAGGGGTCAGTCGGCGTTGGAGGAAAATAGAGAAAAGTGGGTAGTCCCTCTTTCCCGGTCCCGTCCTGCTTCTTGTATTTTCATTATCTAAATGTGAAAGATGATGAATAGGACCTACAAAATATGAAAGGAGTGAAATGGGATGCAGGGCTGGAGTCACTCATCCAATTCTTGTTTGGGACTACTTTTACTTATGTGGAATATGTGCGGGGtcagaaaattgaaaaactagTCCTAGGTGCCGCGGTTACTCTAATTGTCCTGTGACAATCCCCGTTAACAAACACAGCCCTGGTCTATTACTCTACTCGATAGAATAGACTACTTAAAGATACGCTGTTTTTCTACATTATATATGAAGAGTCCAGATGATCAGAATACACTAGTTTTTCTTCAGTTTCAGGAAGGTTATTGTCCTGTACTCTTGCCCACAGGCTAAAACCTTGCCAAACCAGACTTTGCTGTTTAAAGCCCTTTGTATAATGCATACTTCTGTAAAGAACCCGAACCCATCTATTACATTATTTGCAGTTATCAGAATCAAAACTGGCACTTTTTCTTAAAATGTGTCAAAACAGtacttaattaattagttaaataCATCCTTCTTACTTGATTGTGATATATGATGGATTAGAGTCACACTAGGAAGAAATCACACTAGAACTGAGAAAATGAAAGAAACTCCGCAGCACCAAATATAAAGACAACAACAGATTAGAAGTCTCATGAAATCACTCTTTCTAACCAGATCACTAAACTAGGCGTAAAACCAAAAAACCATGATTGAGAAAGAAATCCACACTAAACAAAGCAAAAGGGTATGAGAGGTAGCTAGCGACGACAGTGTGCCTTGCACATATGTTTACAGTCATAGAAACAAGCACCCCCACAGTGAAGAGGGCAGTCCAATCTCCTCCATCTGCATCTTCCCCTCCCCATGCATTGTGCATACTCTCCCATTATATACTCACCCCTCTCATTCTTGTGCACTTTACCATTATGATCACCATAGTTTCCCTTTTTGACACTCCCTCTGTCATTATATTTTTCCTGCCTCCTGCATCCCCACCCCCACCACCCGCCTCCCCCTCCTCCCCATCCCCACCCTCCACCACCTCCAATTCCgctaccaccaccaccacctccatcgtAGTTTCTCTTGTTGTTCATCACAGCATTGTTATAACcacttttgtttctttttgcaGCATCCCCTGGACGAGTTAGAGAAGTAAAATCTCTGTTGTCAGCACTACAACTGACACTAATTGTCAACGCCATAGCAAACAAAAGAATGAGCAGCCTCAAGTGACTCACTCTCTGTCCTTCCATGTTTAGTAAAACTATAACATAAGTGGATTAATCCGATATATAAATGCAGGTGGGTGCAGTGATCATAGTGACAGCTAAAATATACCATGTACTATGCAGTTGCTAATAAAGAGGTGTGGAAGGACAACATAATAGTATGAGCTCAAGTTTACTTGGATTGCACTTTGTCCCCCACCTACAATATACTAATAACAAATGTAGTGTAATATTAATGTTGAGGGTTCAAGCCTTCAAAGAAATATTGCACTGTGCATTCATTGTCTTACAGGCATGCAGCTGCCAGACATGGGCCAAAGTATAcccaagttgattcaaattgtCTTCTACTCACTACTACTTGAGAAAACTAGCAATAACtacttgttttttaaatttttttcacttttgagaatatcaatttttttcctaaaatagcTAAACATATACTTAAAAGGTGGCTTCGAGTTTCTAAGGGTAACATTAGAATACTCTTGTATTAGTGTGGTCTacaaaattatatctaacagatGTTTTCAACAATCCGACTTAACGGATATGAaatgttataatataatatttttatacaaatttaaattataaaataatttactataacataatatttctaataatattaataataaaaattgatcgGATACATATTATTAAGAGATAAATGATCTAAATTTCTAAATCATTTGAATTCCCAGCCCGGAATCAGAATGTGCATCCGTGGGTTTATATCGCCAAAGGTCGAGTTTAGACTTGGTTATTGCACTTGAACAATAATAAGACTGCAGTAACAGTTAATAGGCCCAATATTAAACCAGCCCAGACCCATACAATCTCGTGATTCAACAACCGTGGGCTTCGTCCTTCATAAACTATCCAATCATCTATCTTCTCCAGCTCCTCTCCGAACACACTGCAAATTTTCATCAACCAAACCAAaagcacacacacaaacatGGCAGTCTCAACCTCATTCCGAGTATTTTCCACAAGGTTCCCACAACCTATTCTCCACCCAACTAAAACCCCTGTTTTTCAAACCCTATTTCTCAGTACAATTCCTCCACAAACCCCCACAAAAATCTCATTTTTCAGGTCAATTTCAATCCAAAAAGTGCCCACAACTCCTCACGCATCATCATCTTCAACCCCTTCAGCTTCAGTTAATCTCCAGCCCATTTCTGATCTTCCCCCAAAGCTTCAAGAAATTGTCAAGCTTTTTCAATCAGTTCAAGAACCCAAGGCTAAATATGAGCAGTTGTTGTTTTATGGTCGGAATTTGAAACCCCTTGATGCAAGATTCAAGATTTCTGATAATAAAGTTCAGGGTTGTGTTTCCCAGGTCTGGGTCAGGGCTTATTTTGATGACGATAAAAATGTGGTCTTTGAAGCTGATTCTGATTCTGTGCTGACCAAGGGCTTAGCGGCATTGCTTGTTCAGGGTCTTTCGGGGGAGCCTGTTGAGGAGATTGTCCGGGTTTCACCTGATTTTGCTGTGCTTCTTGGGTTGCAACAGAGTTTGACTCCTTCTAGGAATAATGGGTTTTTGAATATGTTGAAGTTGATGCAAAAGAAGGCTTTAAATTTATTCATTGAAGCTGAGAAAAGTGGGAGTAATGAGATGGTGGTGGAAAGTTTGAGTTTGGGTTCGAGTACTGATAAGGACGGTGATTTGTTTGTGGGAGATGGTGTGGAAGTCGATGGTGGTGATTCGGGCTCGAGTTCTGATAATGTGATTGCTTTGGGGAGTAGAGGAGAGAGGATCAGGGAGAAATTGGAGAGAGAGCTTGAGCCTGTTGAATTGAAAGTGGAAGATATATCTTATCAGCATGCTGGACATGCTGGGGTGAGAGGCAGTGATGGAGAGACGCATTTTAATGTGAGAGTGGTTTCAAAGGAGTTTGAAGGAAAGAGTTTAGTTAAAAGGCATAGGCTTATCTATGGGCTATTGCAAGATGAACTGCAGAGTGGACTTCATGCATTGTCAATTGAAGCGAAAACACCGACTGAAGTTGGAAGCAGCTAATGGAATAGAGGTTttcatgttatatattttttctgatatgccatttttgtttgaaattagtcAGTAAACTTGTTTTATGTTTCATTGTACTTGTAGTTAGCAAATAATCTGATACTATTATGTATTTGGAATGATAATACAATATAATCATTTACATCTTGAAACATGTATCTATTATAATTTCCTGCCCCCTGAGAGATTACACTATAACGCGCttgaagtttatttattaattttatgctAAAGCTGCACCATGGTTGTTGCCTTAATTCTAAACATACTGTGAGATAATGGCAACTATGTTAATGGGATTCTTGATACTCATGTATGTTCCTTTTGTCATTTTCCGGGGGAAGGGGAACTGCATCtgcggattttttttttttaacttgtcATTTTATGGTTGTGAATTATATCTAGTATTGTGTATATCTAATTAAAGTTAGACTTTCGTTTTTGCGTTGCGACTCAGTTGTGTTCAGTGTTATGATAACCATCCGGTGCATTATAAGTATGGATCATGCCTTAAGGGTCCCAGCTTTGGTCTCTACAAGATAAAAGAAAATGTGTtctgatatatgtttgttcgtGTTGCTCTGCAATATGCTTGCATAGTCAGTTCTAGTACTGACTTGTTTGCACATAGAAGTCCACAGGAGCATAGAAATAGTTTCTCCTTTCGCAAACTGCTGTTTTCTTTACTTCGATTCTAAATAAGCTTCTTAATTGACAATTACTGTGTATTCCTTActtctttcttggtcttcggTCCTTCAAATTTCATTCTTGGTGAGTTTTAGAGTTCCCACTCTTGGAGAGTTTTAAAGTTAGTAGgaattttatctataaaatgACGGCTTTTTAGCAACAATTTGATTATGACTTTCAAAGACTTAAATTTGCAGATATTGGATAGTAATggtaatgatgatgatgatgatgacagtaATAAGTTAACAACTATTTGTACCATGGAAGCTAATAAATGCAGTTCCCCCTTATGTGGCTTTCCACATATATTGCAAATTAGTTGAAACGGGTTAGACTCagtaaattatagatataaaatGTCATCTGTAGCTATTCCTCGAAACATTAACTATTTGTATATGTTGTATATGTTTGTTTAACCACAAGTACAACGAAAACCCCTCTGAGGTAGGATAGGTAGCCCAGATACGTGCAATAATTTCCTAAAATCCTAATTCTTGAACCATAATAAACTTGATTTGCAAGTTCTCAAGTCCCCCCTCCCCCCTCCCCCCGATCTTCTGTTTTTACTTGGATGACTATCTACTAGCTTGGTGTGTAATATTTTTTCACATCATTGCTccatgaaagacgttatgatCCTCGACCATTCCTTTTGTACTTTTTTATCCTCTATAAAGTAGATTATTGTTTATAATCTGTGTTAAGTTGGACACTGTCGATCTGTTTAAAACTACCTTTTTGGCATGAATGATTTTTTACGTTCTTTTTCAGCTTTGACCAGTAACTGATCAACATATATTAAGATCTAATATGTCATAAATAGACCTAGGACTTTAAGCTTCCTGGCATTCCGCAGTTTCCAAACTTGTAACATCTAGCATATCAAATGTATTTTCGACATTTGATATGCTAGATGTTAAAGGCTCTGTAAACTATCATAAATACCCCAAGAGGAAGCCACTGGATTATCGACAGAATCAagtgatattaattttgaactTGTGTCTGCATAAAGTAAAAACAGACCCCTGTAgaaaaattgagattttaactAGTTCTTTGAATCTATTTCATAAGATATGACCCTCCTGGATGACATTAGTATGTTCTCTCAGTGTATTTACCATTTACTGTCTAAAGAGTGAAGAGGGAAGTTTCTTGATAATTGCTTACctttataaagtaaattataattttagagTAAGTGGTAGCTTATCATGTGTCAAGTCCTAAATTGTTTTTTCTACTTTACTGATATATCAGTTTATGTATATGCTTCACATCATAGCTTCTTTCATTATTATCCGAGAGTTCTGCCTGTGTGACTAAGGTTTATAAGCCACAAAGCTAACAATCTCTTGCATAATTCAATTCATATGACAGTCCCGTAAGTGTCATTGGTTTCCTTAATCTATTTAAGTTCCTTTTTCAGAGGACTATTCCGCTTTATTAGTTTATTATGATAAAGAGATTTGGGTACCACTTAAAAGCAGCTTGTGGGGTGAAATATGCATGCATGTTTTCAACTTATAAGTTACATAGAGCATCTCTAACAggttcttaaatcattctctaaaactaataaaatatgtggCCCTttagtaagttaatacattgAATAACGTGACAACTCCAACACTATTCTTTAACTTGCTCGCTATCTATATTTTATTGTTAGTATTTGAGAAAAAAGGGGGAGATCAAATTGGAGGGAAGTGAATAGAAGTGGGGCaagtgaatattatattcataaataataagttaagaGCACCTAGATCTTCTTTTAAAGAGATCTTCTTTAATAAGTCCTGCTTCTCGTGCTAAATTTTATACTGTATGCTGTAtttgtatattcataaattgaCATAATTTCGCATATAATTTCCGGTAACTGTGacatttttgatttaatgtttTGTTCATATGATTTCCTGCTTTTTTAAGATAAGTTAATGCAATTGTTATCTTTCATATCTTGATTATTACTTAAATGCTAAAAAGCTGCATCTTACTTTTGTTGAGTGTTGTTTAGTGGGTTCTTTGTCCTGTAGAACTTACTGTGTGATGTGACCTCATGTTTAATTCACTCATGCACTTTAATATACACCTGAGGTTGTCCCTGCAGAGCAGAACTCAGAAATCAGTGTCCTTGGAATTTGGCGAATTATTAATTTGTTGAGCTACCTCTGACATATTAACAAGTAAGCACTCAAAAAATTTGGTGTGAAGTGGGAATTGGTGGAATGTACTTACTTTACGGAAACCTGTGTGTTTGTCTGTAAACTTGTCAATGCCAAAGGACAATTTAACTTCTAATTGGTTgttttagaaaaagaattagtagTTGTGGGCTTCTTTTGATGTGGATTTCACAGTTGTCACAGCCTGAAGTCTACTTAGGTCATTTGAGATGATTGATCATTCCCATTGCAAGTCTGCATTTTAGCAATTTGTTTTTTGTGAGCTTACATAGATATAGAGAACATTTTTCTAGTTTTTGCCATTGGTTTGACAGTGTTGGTTTTCCTGGTGAACTTTTATAAAATAGCAAGATAAAGTCCAATGTGATAAATAGTTCAAATTCAGATGGCTATAATTTGAACCTAATTGATGCAATTACCCCTTGGTTGGTAATTTGTCAACCAAATCGATTCATGTTTTCAGAATATTCTGTAACTTGGATTGAGAACCCAGAAAGGCTAGTACGAACAAGTTGATTCATGTTTTTCGGATATACTATAATGTTTATAGAGAACCCAGAAAGGCTACCAAAGGGAGCACTTCTATATGAAGGTCTTTTTGGTGCCTGTCAATGTGTCATCAGTTTTTGTGCTTGTGTTATTATTCTGATATTGAAGATACTCCTGGATATTTAATTTGTTAGAACTTTCTACGGAATATgcaatagtatataatataaggTCTGTCTGctagaaagcagggatactTCATCTGGGTGAAGAACTGCGTAGGGGATACTTGGGGGTGCGGGGGTGCGGGGGTGCGGCGGGGTGCGGCGGGATACGCACGggatacgccacgtggcgtatcgGTGGAGGCAGCGATGGGGATACGCGGGGGTGCGGGGATGGGGGTGCGGCAGTGGCACAAATCGTAATTtttaacaacttttttttttttttttttaacttaaaactAGTTggtcaaaagaaagaaaagagggATCAAAACCTAATTAGACTAATTGAGTACCTGTACGAGAGAGAGCAGAGCATCTTCAGCTAAAGTATGTCGATTGGTAAGTGTGTTTTGTGTAATATCTGCTCATGTGTGTCTATAGATTGTAAGTATATATAATTgctcgtgtgtgtgtgtatatttctATCTCTAGTAGGATTGATATAGTTATTCCGCTATTTTGTTCTACTTAAATGCATCTtatgaattatttattatatatatatatatatatatatatatatatatataatatttttaatttttaatattttaatatttgccgtATCCCCCCGTACCCGTATCCCCATATTTTGGAATTTGACGAATTCCCGTATCCACGTACTGCGCACCCGCACTcccgcacccgcactcatgcttcctagtCTGTCTGTGTTTGCGATAAGTAATTCTGCATACAGAGCCATATGCATGACATCAATCTATACATTTGAAGTTTTCACTCTTTTTGCTATGAAAGAAATCTCAGTGGAGATG of the Daucus carota subsp. sativus chromosome 4, DH1 v3.0, whole genome shotgun sequence genome contains:
- the LOC108219158 gene encoding protein VTE6, chloroplastic; the protein is MSTQMSSMMSLTTTPSLRLPHLQPQFANFPKIQFLSFVNSNVRPRVCKKGSASIRAEASSNIDMGFVQQAIGLVQASPPTWQSAIFSNTAIFLVGSPVLVSGLSLSGIAAAFLLGSLTWRAFGPSGYLLVAAYFVLGTAATKVKMAEKEAQGVAEKRKGRRGPGSVIGSSAAGCVCALLSIYGVGGSAVSRLWELGFVASFCTKLSDTVSSEIGKAYGRTTYLVTTFKVVPRGTEGAVSLEGTFAGVLAAILLASSGILLGQISTLEAVICVLAAQIANVGESLIGAALQDKEGFGWLNNDVVNVINISIGSILAIVIKQLVLQN
- the LOC108217418 gene encoding glycine-rich cell wall structural protein 1.8-like, coding for MEGQRVSHLRLLILLFAMALTISVSCSADNRDFTSLTRPGDAAKRNKSGYNNAVMNNKRNYDGGGGGGSGIGGGGGWGWGGGGGGWWGWGCRRQEKYNDRGSVKKGNYGDHNGKVHKNERGEYIMGEYAQCMGRGRCRWRRLDCPLHCGGACFYDCKHMCKAHCRR
- the LOC108216023 gene encoding sufE-like protein 1, chloroplastic/mitochondrial, with protein sequence MAVSTSFRVFSTRFPQPILHPTKTPVFQTLFLSTIPPQTPTKISFFRSISIQKVPTTPHASSSSTPSASVNLQPISDLPPKLQEIVKLFQSVQEPKAKYEQLLFYGRNLKPLDARFKISDNKVQGCVSQVWVRAYFDDDKNVVFEADSDSVLTKGLAALLVQGLSGEPVEEIVRVSPDFAVLLGLQQSLTPSRNNGFLNMLKLMQKKALNLFIEAEKSGSNEMVVESLSLGSSTDKDGDLFVGDGVEVDGGDSGSSSDNVIALGSRGERIREKLERELEPVELKVEDISYQHAGHAGVRGSDGETHFNVRVVSKEFEGKSLVKRHRLIYGLLQDELQSGLHALSIEAKTPTEVGSS